One window from the genome of Dermacentor variabilis isolate Ectoservices unplaced genomic scaffold, ASM5094787v1 scaffold_13, whole genome shotgun sequence encodes:
- the LOC142566759 gene encoding uncharacterized protein LOC142566759, producing MPDHGQGRVHRFRDHVVAGVNRRPTQFVDEVPSSPVCGLCRMIPERTVLLPCGHALCQSCHAASLEGGFEQCPLDQVQFEKEECVGCEFPSRTANTVKVYCWNDAHGCEYTGTMDRMLEHYENECTFHTVECLRCGESSTETCKRTTRPHAVPVFVPR from the exons ATGCCGGATCACGGACAGGGACGGGTGCACCGTTTTCGCGACCACGTCGTCGCCGGCGTCAACAGGCGACCGACGCAGTTCGTCGACGAGGTTCCCAGTTCACCTGTGTGCGGCCTCTGCCGCATGATCCCAGAACGGACGGTGCTGTTGCCATGCGGTCACGCTCTGTGCCAATCTTGCCACGCAGCCAGCCTCGAAGGGGGCTTTGAGCAGTGTCCATTGGATCAAGTGCAATTCGAGAAAGAGGAATGCGTGGGTTGTGAATTCCCTAGCAGAACAGCGAACACCGTGAAG GTGTACTGCTGGAACGACGCTCACGGCTGCGAGTACACGGGCACCATGGACCGAATGCTGGAACACTACGAGAACGAATGCACATTTCACACAGTGGAATGTTTGCGATGCGGCGAGTCCAGCACAGAGACCTGCAAACGCACTACGCGGCCGCATGCAGTGCCCGTGTTTGTGCCGCGATAA